The Sorangiineae bacterium MSr11367 genome window below encodes:
- a CDS encoding DUF1003 domain-containing protein, translated as MRHADLLAQIPLFEGLSDEDREELAGRMIERHYAQGKAVFAKGERGFSMYVVLAGRVQVFLPAESPEAPRVVLKDMGFGEYFGELSLFDDKPRSASVEATVDATLLELTREHLGEHLMKSKNAAIAILSDMAARLRETNELLGQRAAKDVVKEFEGNLTWGQRLADKVAELNGSWAFILFLLFLSMGWALFNSPTFTGRPFDEYPFQFYNLFLAILVALQGPLIVMSQNRQTLKDRKQAETDFRVNLKNEVGIENLIRDLSVFRSETLKRLDYLERLARTDRMRTEVPNKNAPGQAGAPWVDANESRSRSVK; from the coding sequence ATGCGCCACGCTGACCTCCTGGCCCAGATCCCGCTTTTCGAGGGGCTCTCCGACGAGGACCGCGAAGAATTGGCCGGGCGCATGATCGAGCGCCACTACGCGCAGGGCAAGGCGGTCTTCGCGAAGGGGGAACGCGGGTTCAGCATGTACGTGGTCCTCGCGGGGCGCGTGCAGGTCTTTCTCCCGGCCGAATCGCCAGAGGCGCCGCGCGTCGTGCTGAAGGACATGGGCTTCGGCGAGTACTTCGGCGAGCTCTCGCTCTTCGACGACAAGCCGCGTTCGGCCAGCGTCGAGGCCACCGTCGATGCCACGCTCCTCGAGCTCACGCGCGAGCACCTCGGCGAGCACTTGATGAAGTCGAAAAACGCGGCCATCGCCATCCTGAGCGACATGGCCGCGCGCCTGCGCGAAACCAACGAGCTACTCGGTCAGCGCGCCGCGAAGGACGTCGTCAAGGAATTCGAGGGCAACCTCACCTGGGGCCAACGCCTGGCGGACAAGGTCGCCGAGCTCAATGGGAGCTGGGCCTTCATCCTCTTCTTGCTCTTCCTTTCCATGGGGTGGGCCCTCTTCAATTCGCCCACCTTCACCGGCAGGCCGTTCGACGAGTACCCGTTCCAGTTCTACAACTTGTTCCTCGCCATTCTGGTCGCCCTTCAGGGGCCGCTCATCGTCATGAGCCAGAATCGGCAAACGCTCAAAGACCGCAAGCAAGCGGAAACGGACTTCCGGGTCAACTTGAAGAACGAGGTTGGCATCGAGAACCTGATCCGCGACCTCAGCGTCTTCCGCAGCGAGACGTTGAAGCGGCTCGACTACCTGGAACGCCTTGCCCGAACCGATCGCATGCGAACCGAAGTGCCCAACAAGAACGCGCCCGGGCAAGCCGGCGCACCGTGGGTCGACGCCAACGAAAGCCGCTCGCGCAGCGTGAAATAG
- a CDS encoding HlyD family secretion protein encodes MSQSASIDSNVTSSTLTDAPAAEVAEAPAQAAQPQRRRRMMMGVAAIAIATGGAWYLAHRGLETTDNAQIDTNIVAVPARTAGTVTKILFTENQQVHAGDALAELDDAPAKARLAQAEASVAAAIASADAADADAQVAETNAVGNKSFADASLQTAVAGVATTQDQIKEREALVQSAEANLAQAKIDRDRAKSLFDSGAIAKANFDQADTTYNLAAANLDAARSRLTTEKLSVAQNRSKVAEADAKAKQANNVPVLVRQARARAAQAHAQVATAQAQRDLAALDLSYTKIVAPHDGVVSKKTINEGQNVALGQTIVQLVTPEIYLTGNFKETQVTNMRVGQPAHFSVDAFPGREFEGEIESLSGATGSRFTLLPPDNATGNFTKIVQRLPVRVKLHAAPDGIVLRPGMSVDLTVDTRK; translated from the coding sequence ATGTCTCAATCAGCCAGCATCGATAGCAACGTCACCAGCTCCACTCTTACGGACGCCCCAGCCGCAGAAGTCGCCGAAGCTCCGGCACAGGCCGCTCAACCGCAGCGCCGCCGCCGCATGATGATGGGCGTCGCGGCCATCGCCATCGCCACGGGGGGCGCGTGGTACCTCGCGCACCGCGGACTCGAGACGACGGACAACGCGCAGATCGACACGAACATCGTCGCCGTTCCGGCGCGCACCGCCGGTACGGTCACCAAGATTCTCTTCACGGAAAACCAGCAAGTGCACGCGGGCGATGCCCTCGCCGAGTTGGACGATGCACCGGCCAAAGCGCGCCTCGCGCAGGCCGAGGCCAGCGTCGCCGCCGCCATCGCTTCGGCGGATGCGGCCGATGCCGACGCCCAGGTTGCCGAAACCAACGCCGTCGGCAACAAGTCGTTTGCCGATGCGAGCTTGCAAACCGCCGTTGCCGGCGTGGCCACCACGCAGGATCAAATCAAGGAGCGTGAAGCCCTGGTCCAATCCGCCGAGGCCAACCTGGCGCAGGCAAAGATCGATCGCGATCGGGCCAAGTCGCTCTTCGACAGCGGCGCCATCGCGAAGGCCAATTTCGATCAGGCCGATACGACCTACAACTTGGCCGCGGCGAACCTCGATGCCGCCCGTTCGCGCCTGACGACGGAGAAGCTCTCGGTCGCGCAGAACCGCAGCAAGGTGGCCGAGGCCGACGCCAAGGCCAAGCAGGCGAACAACGTTCCGGTGCTCGTCCGCCAAGCGCGCGCCCGCGCGGCGCAAGCGCATGCACAGGTCGCGACCGCACAGGCCCAACGCGATCTTGCCGCCCTCGATCTGTCCTATACGAAGATCGTCGCCCCGCATGACGGGGTCGTCTCGAAAAAAACGATCAACGAAGGTCAAAACGTCGCCCTGGGGCAGACGATCGTGCAGCTCGTCACGCCGGAGATTTACCTGACGGGCAACTTCAAGGAGACGCAGGTCACCAACATGCGCGTAGGACAACCGGCGCATTTCTCGGTGGATGCGTTCCCGGGCCGCGAGTTCGAAGGCGAGATCGAAAGCCTCTCCGGCGCAACCGGCTCGCGCTTCACGCTGTTGCCGCCCGACAACGCGACGGGCAACTTCACCAAGATCGTTCAGCGGCTTCCCGTTCGGGTGAAGCTGCACGCGGCGCCCGACGGCATCGTCCTGCGGCCCGGCATGAGCGTCGACCTCACCGTCGACACGCGAAAGTAG
- a CDS encoding inositol-3-phosphate synthase, translating into MTQRPIKESKGKLLVLTPGMGAVATTFFAGVEAVRRGTALPIGSVTQMQTIRIGPRSENRNPLIRDFVPLAPLDSLAFAGWDVFPDDAFEAASRAEVLRRHDLEAHKEFLHSIKPMKAAFSRDYVKRLDGPNVKTAKNKLELAEEIRQDIRNAIAQHKADRAVMVWCGSTEIYLEPAECHRSLEAFEAGLRANDPAISPSQLYAYAAIQEGIPYANGAPNLSADFPALEELAHAKNVPIAGKDFKTGQTLVKTVLAPGLKARSLGLKGWFSTNLLGNRDGEVLDDPESFKAKEVTKSGVLDSILQPEVYPELYGDLFHRIRIHYYPPRGDEKEGWDNIDITGWLGYPMQMKIDFLCRDSILAAPVVLDLALLLDLAGRAGRSGVQEWLSFYFKSPHVERGHVQEHDLFLQHLRLKNTLRIMAGEQPLTHLAEHDE; encoded by the coding sequence ATGACGCAGCGGCCGATCAAAGAATCCAAGGGCAAGTTACTCGTCTTAACTCCGGGCATGGGCGCCGTGGCGACCACGTTCTTCGCGGGGGTGGAAGCCGTCCGACGCGGAACCGCGCTTCCCATCGGGTCGGTCACCCAAATGCAGACCATTCGAATTGGTCCGCGCTCGGAGAACCGCAATCCGTTGATTCGCGATTTCGTGCCGCTCGCCCCGCTCGATAGCCTCGCGTTCGCCGGGTGGGACGTCTTCCCGGACGACGCGTTCGAAGCCGCGTCCCGCGCGGAGGTCCTGCGCCGGCACGATCTGGAGGCTCACAAGGAGTTCCTCCATTCGATCAAGCCGATGAAGGCCGCCTTCAGCCGCGACTACGTGAAGCGCCTCGACGGCCCGAACGTGAAGACGGCGAAGAACAAGCTCGAACTCGCCGAGGAAATCCGCCAGGACATCCGCAATGCGATCGCGCAGCACAAGGCGGACCGCGCGGTGATGGTGTGGTGCGGCTCGACCGAGATCTACCTGGAGCCGGCCGAGTGCCACCGCTCGCTCGAGGCATTCGAGGCGGGCCTTCGCGCGAACGATCCGGCCATTTCGCCGTCGCAGCTTTACGCGTACGCGGCGATTCAAGAGGGCATTCCCTACGCGAACGGCGCGCCGAACCTGTCGGCGGACTTCCCCGCGCTGGAGGAGCTCGCGCACGCGAAGAACGTCCCCATCGCCGGCAAGGACTTCAAGACGGGGCAGACCCTGGTGAAGACGGTGCTCGCCCCCGGCCTCAAAGCGCGTTCGCTCGGCCTCAAGGGCTGGTTCTCGACGAACCTGCTCGGCAACCGCGACGGCGAGGTGCTCGACGATCCGGAGAGCTTCAAGGCGAAGGAAGTGACCAAGTCGGGCGTGCTGGATTCGATCCTACAGCCCGAGGTCTACCCCGAGCTTTACGGTGATTTGTTCCACCGCATCCGCATCCACTACTACCCTCCGCGCGGCGACGAAAAAGAGGGCTGGGACAACATCGATATCACGGGCTGGCTCGGCTACCCGATGCAGATGAAGATCGACTTCCTCTGCCGCGACTCGATCCTCGCCGCCCCCGTCGTTCTCGACCTGGCGCTCCTCCTCGACCTCGCCGGCCGCGCAGGCCGCAGCGGCGTCCAAGAGTGGCTCTCGTTCTACTTCAAGAGCCCCCACGTCGAACGCGGCCATGTGCAAGAGCACGACCTGTTCCTGCAACATCTCCGCTTGAAGAACACCCTCCGCATCATGGCCGGCGAGCAACCGCTGACGCACTTGGCAGAGCACGACGAGTAA
- a CDS encoding CpsD/CapB family tyrosine-protein kinase: protein MLGETAPEAAASLRVIRHRLEQRRSDGMWVFGVTSPRDGEGKSTFSAQLALVLSESQRARVLLMEANFQRPTIAKILGFRVPEGHGFSTQLARKMRGSMEPWTVVALGPSLHVLAEETGAHTFPETLHSTHFQNVVGFLGRGYDYVVVDGPSILGSGDANVVENAVDGVIVVAQSANSRGADVREGVKQLGQRKAVGVVLWDTAGGRSGNIRRSISP from the coding sequence ATGCTCGGCGAAACCGCCCCCGAGGCGGCCGCCTCGCTTCGCGTCATCCGCCACCGGCTCGAACAGCGCCGCTCCGACGGCATGTGGGTCTTTGGTGTCACCAGCCCGCGCGATGGCGAAGGCAAGAGCACGTTTTCTGCCCAGCTCGCGCTCGTTCTGAGCGAGTCGCAGCGCGCACGCGTTCTTCTGATGGAGGCCAATTTCCAGAGACCGACGATCGCGAAAATCTTGGGCTTCCGCGTTCCGGAGGGCCACGGATTCTCCACGCAGCTCGCGCGCAAGATGCGCGGCAGCATGGAGCCTTGGACCGTGGTGGCCCTCGGCCCGTCGCTGCACGTCCTGGCGGAAGAGACGGGTGCGCACACCTTCCCGGAAACGTTGCACTCTACCCATTTCCAGAACGTGGTCGGGTTCCTCGGCCGTGGTTACGATTACGTGGTGGTCGACGGTCCGAGCATCCTCGGGTCGGGCGATGCCAACGTGGTCGAGAACGCGGTGGACGGCGTCATCGTCGTCGCGCAAAGCGCGAACTCGCGCGGTGCCGACGTGCGCGAAGGGGTGAAACAGCTCGGACAGCGCAAGGCGGTGGGTGTGGTTCTCTGGGATACCGCCGGCGGTCGCAGCGGCAACATTCGACGAAGTATCTCGCCGTGA
- a CDS encoding DHA2 family efflux MFS transporter permease subunit translates to MAIAAQGSGLLARAPEQASAPAVNKWGVAAAVSLGALLEIIDTTIVNVALSDMQAELGATLSQISWVVSAYAIANVIILPLTAWLGHRFGKKKYFVFSLIGFTLASILCGLSTSLPMLIAARILQGLTGGGLLAKAQAILFETFPKEEQAMAQGFFGIIVISGPAIGPTLGGYLVTNVDWRWIFFVNVPLGIIAVAMTMYFLQKDRPEDLVRSKIDWIAIGLLTVGIGAFQAILEEGNDEDWFESRAIVFGAIVAVVGLTAFVVRELRSKNPVVDLRVLRYRSLWAGSILSTVLGMTLYGAMFAVPIFAQTCMHYTSQQTGMLMLPGAIGSAVTMIFVSKLVTRFDARALLAFGAVVLIGAVLALTRLTPDTAERDLFWPLIFRSVGSVLMFMPLSMATLGPIPTKDVGTATGFYNLTRQLGGSIGVALLSTLLTQRQQFHRAMLVESIVPSNVMTNERLQGMTQMLVNRGISLEDAKQKALGLLDGIVAQQSAVMSFGDTFWATAALIIVFLPFILLLGKPANKGGAQVSGGH, encoded by the coding sequence ATGGCTATCGCAGCTCAAGGCTCGGGCCTGCTCGCCCGCGCGCCGGAGCAAGCCTCCGCGCCGGCCGTGAACAAATGGGGCGTCGCCGCGGCCGTGTCGCTCGGCGCCCTTCTCGAAATCATCGACACCACCATCGTCAACGTCGCACTGAGCGACATGCAGGCCGAACTAGGCGCCACGCTCAGTCAGATCAGTTGGGTGGTCTCCGCGTACGCCATCGCCAACGTCATCATCCTGCCGCTCACCGCCTGGCTTGGTCATCGGTTCGGCAAGAAGAAGTACTTCGTCTTTTCGCTGATCGGCTTCACCCTCGCGTCGATCTTGTGCGGACTCTCGACGAGTTTGCCCATGCTGATCGCCGCGCGCATCCTCCAAGGGCTCACGGGCGGTGGCTTGCTCGCAAAAGCCCAGGCCATCCTCTTCGAGACGTTCCCCAAAGAAGAACAGGCGATGGCCCAGGGCTTCTTCGGCATCATCGTCATTTCCGGCCCCGCCATCGGCCCCACCCTCGGCGGCTACTTGGTCACCAACGTGGATTGGCGCTGGATCTTCTTCGTCAACGTGCCCCTCGGCATCATCGCCGTGGCCATGACGATGTACTTCCTCCAGAAAGACCGCCCCGAAGACCTGGTGCGGAGCAAGATCGATTGGATTGCCATTGGCCTTTTGACCGTGGGCATCGGTGCGTTCCAAGCGATCCTCGAGGAAGGCAACGACGAGGACTGGTTCGAATCGCGCGCCATCGTTTTCGGCGCCATCGTGGCGGTGGTCGGGCTCACGGCGTTCGTCGTGCGCGAGCTGCGGTCGAAGAACCCCGTCGTCGACCTGCGGGTGCTTCGCTACCGCTCACTCTGGGCGGGGAGCATCTTGTCCACCGTGCTCGGGATGACGCTCTATGGTGCCATGTTCGCGGTACCCATCTTTGCGCAAACCTGCATGCATTACACATCCCAGCAAACGGGCATGTTGATGTTGCCGGGCGCCATCGGCTCCGCGGTGACCATGATCTTCGTCTCCAAGTTGGTGACCCGGTTCGATGCGCGGGCGCTGCTGGCCTTCGGCGCGGTGGTGCTCATCGGCGCAGTGTTGGCACTCACCCGATTGACCCCCGACACGGCGGAGCGCGATCTCTTTTGGCCGCTCATCTTCCGCTCGGTGGGCTCGGTGCTCATGTTCATGCCGCTCAGCATGGCCACCCTGGGTCCGATTCCGACGAAGGACGTCGGCACGGCCACGGGCTTCTACAACCTGACGCGCCAGCTCGGTGGCAGCATCGGTGTGGCCCTCCTGAGTACGTTGCTCACGCAACGGCAGCAGTTTCACCGGGCCATGTTGGTGGAAAGCATCGTCCCGAGCAACGTGATGACCAACGAGCGGTTGCAAGGGATGACGCAGATGTTGGTCAACCGGGGTATTTCGCTCGAGGACGCGAAGCAAAAGGCCCTTGGCTTGCTCGATGGCATCGTGGCGCAGCAGTCCGCGGTGATGTCATTCGGGGACACGTTCTGGGCCACAGCCGCACTGATCATCGTGTTTCTGCCCTTTATTCTCCTGCTCGGCAAGCCGGCCAACAAGGGGGGGGCGCAAGTTTCGGGAGGCCACTGA
- a CDS encoding YdcH family protein codes for MKRMVQSSVSDLEAQTRELEQQIHKLERRGFHMTPTEQEQAIRLKKLRLVTKDRLASIR; via the coding sequence ATGAAGCGAATGGTTCAGAGCTCCGTGAGCGATTTGGAAGCACAGACGCGTGAACTCGAGCAGCAAATCCACAAGCTCGAGCGCAGGGGGTTTCATATGACCCCAACGGAGCAGGAACAGGCGATACGGCTCAAGAAACTTCGCCTGGTCACCAAGGATCGACTCGCCTCAATTCGCTGA
- a CDS encoding MFS transporter, whose protein sequence is MSELLPIVILLGVIAVVTLRLPRVELGHSPEFRHRRFLNWFPVGLTYSFLYMGRYNLTVCKNALGQVMTKEDFGTIFSVGTAVYGVAFLLNGPLTDRWGGRRTIMLSAVGAAVSNIAMGAVLLSGRRHALVSVFAPLYALNMYFQSFGAVSIVKVNAAWFHLRERGTFGGIFGILISLGVYFAYDWGQFIVDHAPVHWVFFVPALLLLTLTGFDAWLVRDTPGQAGQADFDTADASSGDDGPRLSVWQVGLRMLKHPAIMTIALIEFCSGYLRNAIMQWYPIMAKETGIAKAFVASHWGMMTCVAGILGGVFAGLISDRVFQSRRGPVSAVLYGGMVLGTGGMFAVLTTPLLGWLVVFMSLCIIGVHGMLSGTASMDFGGKKNVGVAVGLIDGFVYLGTALQAYVLGQALPKDAAAKVTENWWAWPLVMAPAALAGLLLATRVWNAKPKPREFAANKDASEAETAVAGTANETP, encoded by the coding sequence ATGAGCGAGCTCTTGCCCATCGTGATCCTTCTCGGCGTCATTGCCGTGGTCACGTTGCGGTTGCCCCGTGTGGAGCTCGGTCACTCGCCTGAGTTCCGGCACCGGCGTTTTCTCAACTGGTTTCCCGTTGGGCTGACCTACTCCTTCCTCTACATGGGGCGGTACAACCTGACCGTCTGCAAGAACGCGCTCGGGCAGGTCATGACGAAGGAAGACTTCGGCACGATCTTTTCTGTGGGCACGGCGGTCTACGGGGTGGCCTTCCTCCTCAACGGCCCGCTCACGGATCGGTGGGGCGGGCGACGGACGATCATGCTCTCGGCGGTGGGCGCGGCGGTCTCCAACATCGCCATGGGCGCGGTGCTCCTGTCGGGCCGCCGCCACGCGCTCGTATCCGTGTTCGCGCCGCTTTACGCGCTGAACATGTATTTTCAGAGCTTTGGTGCGGTGTCGATCGTGAAGGTGAACGCCGCATGGTTTCACCTGCGCGAGCGCGGGACCTTCGGGGGTATCTTCGGCATCTTGATCTCGCTGGGCGTCTATTTCGCCTACGACTGGGGCCAGTTCATCGTGGACCACGCGCCCGTGCACTGGGTGTTCTTCGTGCCGGCGCTCCTACTTCTCACCTTGACCGGGTTCGACGCATGGCTGGTGCGCGACACGCCAGGGCAGGCGGGGCAGGCGGATTTCGACACCGCGGACGCGTCGTCCGGCGATGACGGGCCGCGGCTTTCGGTGTGGCAGGTGGGGCTGCGGATGCTGAAGCACCCGGCGATCATGACCATCGCGCTGATCGAGTTTTGCAGCGGCTACCTGCGCAACGCGATCATGCAGTGGTACCCGATCATGGCCAAGGAGACGGGCATCGCGAAGGCCTTCGTGGCCAGCCACTGGGGCATGATGACCTGCGTCGCCGGTATTCTCGGGGGTGTGTTTGCCGGGCTGATTTCGGACCGGGTGTTTCAGTCGCGGCGTGGGCCGGTGTCGGCGGTGCTGTATGGAGGCATGGTGCTGGGCACGGGCGGGATGTTCGCTGTGCTGACGACACCGCTGCTCGGTTGGCTGGTGGTGTTCATGTCCCTCTGCATCATCGGCGTGCACGGGATGCTTTCGGGCACGGCCAGCATGGACTTCGGCGGCAAGAAGAACGTGGGCGTGGCCGTCGGCTTGATCGACGGGTTCGTGTACCTCGGAACGGCGCTGCAGGCGTACGTGCTGGGCCAGGCCTTGCCCAAGGATGCGGCGGCGAAGGTGACGGAGAATTGGTGGGCGTGGCCGTTGGTGATGGCGCCCGCGGCACTCGCTGGGCTCCTGCTCGCGACGCGGGTGTGGAACGCGAAGCCAAAGCCGCGCGAGTTTGCCGCGAATAAAGATGCGTCGGAAGCGGAGACGGCCGTGGCCGGCACAGCGAACGAGACGCCGTGA
- a CDS encoding SDR family oxidoreductase has product MPTYLVTGGAGFIGSSIAEALLTRGETVRILDDFSSGRRANVESLSGKVEVIEGSILDADVVARCMRGVDVVFHEAAIPSVTRSVENPQRSVLANVQGTTVVLDVARHERVKRLIYAASSSAYGNTKTLPKVETMPSVPLSPYAVAKFTGEQLLRVFAGLYGIETLSLRYFNVFGPRQDRKSQYAAVIPNFISAALSGERPIIYGDGEQTRDFCFIDNVVQANLRAADSHSALTGQVVNIACGERTSLNALVRYVAEEVGTRLEAEYRPDRAGDVRDSLADISAARALIGYEPQVDVREGLRRTIAAFRTTK; this is encoded by the coding sequence ATGCCAACGTATCTCGTTACCGGGGGAGCCGGTTTCATCGGCTCATCCATCGCCGAGGCTTTGCTCACGCGTGGCGAAACGGTACGCATTCTGGATGACTTCTCGTCCGGGCGCCGCGCCAACGTGGAAAGCCTTTCGGGCAAGGTGGAGGTCATCGAGGGAAGCATCCTTGACGCGGACGTGGTGGCGCGCTGCATGCGCGGGGTCGACGTGGTGTTCCACGAGGCGGCCATCCCATCCGTCACGCGCTCGGTGGAGAATCCGCAGCGGAGCGTGCTCGCGAACGTGCAGGGCACGACCGTGGTGCTCGACGTCGCGCGCCACGAGCGCGTCAAGCGCCTGATCTATGCCGCGAGCTCGTCCGCCTATGGCAACACGAAGACCCTGCCGAAGGTGGAGACGATGCCGTCGGTTCCGCTCTCGCCGTACGCGGTCGCGAAGTTCACCGGCGAGCAGCTGCTGCGTGTCTTCGCGGGCCTCTACGGCATCGAGACGTTGAGCTTGCGCTACTTCAACGTGTTCGGCCCGCGCCAAGACCGAAAGAGTCAGTACGCGGCGGTGATTCCGAACTTCATCAGCGCGGCCTTGTCGGGTGAGCGGCCCATCATCTATGGCGACGGGGAGCAGACGCGCGACTTCTGCTTCATCGACAACGTGGTGCAGGCGAACCTGCGCGCGGCCGACAGCCACTCGGCGTTGACGGGCCAAGTGGTCAACATCGCCTGTGGCGAGCGGACATCGCTCAATGCGCTGGTGCGGTACGTCGCCGAGGAGGTCGGTACGCGCCTGGAGGCCGAATACCGGCCCGATCGCGCGGGCGATGTCCGCGACTCTTTGGCGGATATTTCGGCGGCGCGGGCGCTGATCGGCTACGAGCCCCAGGTGGACGTGCGCGAAGGTTTGCGACGAACCATTGCGGCATTTCGCACCACGAAGTAG